Proteins found in one Lutimonas zeaxanthinifaciens genomic segment:
- a CDS encoding DNA-binding protein: MNNLKQLERIKKIHNLIKLEATGTPEDLSKKLHISLRQTFSLLEQMRELEAPVKFNRKAKTYYYEREFDINITISVHVLSHDKLINIYAGRSTANFIHRVQGRCSEPNYLRIIKKRLDAVG; encoded by the coding sequence ATGAACAACTTAAAACAACTGGAGCGGATAAAAAAAATTCATAATCTTATAAAACTTGAAGCTACAGGCACACCAGAAGACCTGTCAAAAAAACTTCATATCAGTTTGCGCCAGACCTTCTCATTGCTTGAGCAAATGCGAGAACTCGAAGCACCCGTAAAATTTAACCGCAAGGCCAAAACCTATTACTATGAAAGGGAATTTGATATCAACATCACTATTTCAGTTCATGTCCTATCACATGATAAGCTCATAAATATCTATGCGGGCAGATCTACCGCAAATTTTATTCATCGAGTGCAAGGAAGGTGCAGTGAGCCAAATTATCTTCGAATAATTAAAAAAAGGCTGGACGCAGTCGGTTAG